A stretch of Electrophorus electricus isolate fEleEle1 chromosome 3, fEleEle1.pri, whole genome shotgun sequence DNA encodes these proteins:
- the sf3b6 gene encoding splicing factor 3B subunit 6: MAMQAAKRANIRLPPEVNRILYIRNLPYKITAEEMYDIFGKYGPIRQIRVGNTPETRGTAYVVYEDIFDAKNACDHLSGFNVCNRYLVVLYYNANRAFQKMDTKKKEEQLKLLKEKYGINTDPPK, from the exons ATGGCAATGCAAGCAGCGAAGCGTGCGAAT ATTCGCTTGCCTCCGGAGGTGAACAGGATATTGTACATACGTAACCTTCCGTACAAGATCACAGCAGAAGAAATGTATGATATCTTTGGGAAATATGGGCCTATTCGTCAAATCAGAGT TGGGAACACACCAGAGACCAGAGGAACAGCCTAtgtagtgtatgaggacatcttTGATGCTAAGAATGCCTGTGATCACCTCTCTGGATTCAACGTGTGCAACAGATACTTGGTTGTTTTGTACTACAATGCAAACAGA GCATTCCAGAAAATGgacacaaagaaaaaggaagagcaGCTGAAATTGCTGAAAGAGAAATATGGCATAAATACAGACCCCCCTAAGTAG
- the tdrd6 gene encoding tudor domain-containing protein 6, translating into MCSIPGLPSPGSNVSVLIARVNLNPLCVLVEFWGNFDQERRLAYQQMKKEIQYPRVVFHEPEGNPGDLCLVRVYETWYRARIVSSNAGDYSVFLIDEGRTLWATTSTLAWGQTDFFYLPPEVEFCVLANVLPLSPENRWSAMALEFMKTFCGKTVTACVQDVVVPQRTFLLDIPCLSKQMYEMGFVKKLSNERFKDFVTRSLHCSSGFVEPRKTTSMRNEPVELIEQTEKQQGYMYPELQIETFETVVVTEVTNPLRVFCQLKVFSQELKKLTDQLTQHYEGRVGTHFARGENLGSPCASRGNDGKWYRSVLQQVMSSNNVAEVLHVDYGKKQFVQVEHVRPLPSEFFRMPVVTYVCSLHGVIDRGIGWSAPQIDYLKCLLLNRTVLAKFEYQSLSEGVHYVTFYGDENTNINNLFGLREKCSADSKHHTNYAVQKSTVEKQQISVTWDTESTEPTNLGDLKGKKPLFFTVSMSPNTSHVAVVQHVDSPSKFWIQTQEYANAFDHLMVALGELYSDPASAEGLIRKPVVGLLCVAKSQDDVFYRAAISKVINTKVEVFFLDYGNTELVDCFSLRELPLGYQKLPALAVKCSLYGIQPICAHWDQKATLYFSKAVQEKVLDIHILAKSKDTHVVQVIDPLSDGEKDFSKLLCSAGFADGESFGKTRSKPIVKPYSKVMQTSDVIKTSVFSQSSRSSAGPRSAFKEYLFPVGSSVEVNVSYIESPNDFWCQKANDTHSLKLLMQDLQEYYANTEFQASLEANTEFQPPLEAACIVRHPDNGMWYRALVIQKHQTPHVTVQFIDYGQTKKVALHDLRHINPAFLKLKGQAFRCSLYNLIYPASCFTSDWSPDAKAQFREFVDNAASMSIVLKCTVYAVMYNAQKVVFNVVDLETPFQSVCSLLIQRGLADRAPSEERPLQAFCLDSYYFSTHGIKTGSEEVVSITSVTNVSHFFCHLGRNSVQVEELANKVNNLCCQLANIECPKTFGKLCFAKYTDGLWYRGQIQSTKSSVIVHFVDYGDTQEVEKSDLLPIPFEASEIMSVPIQAIECGLSGMPENVSSEVSDWFESFVTDRSLKALVVAKEPDSRLIVELYDGKIQVNALIKEKFHIEVERRELTKKGSLAKDMNAQSVPHGNVQRFKREKEWHWRTPQNDRPVETPKKSHDGDMMGNMEQIKSKYYDSHKESCSKSTSQSGLQQAKLPLKVVKAGLKAEVFISYYNSPLSFFVQLVSDETEIYSLLEKLNNDQSKFAPVIPSDIHEDDLVSAVFPDDNCWYRAVIRKAPINDIVDVEFIDFGNTAEVSVSKIGSLDGSLFLHSRYSIHCSLTGVSIVDNEMASRFKSEIEENTDGFECEFIKLSGAVWEVKLKAQGMLLGSSFSTNTALTGASVSAAKRPVTEHGLSTINKFQSPDIPNGQTIAVYASFISGPHHFWCQYAETENLQEISDIIQKAGNAFESTALSKEFLSVGSGCIALFAEDELWYRGKVTSREQDILSILFVDYGNESKVKISEVKPLPSEVSNFPPQAFGCQLDGFDVSEGFWNDGANDMFFELISDRLLKVTILKFGSSHDVKIPHFVKLVCDKLVINDAMKNSWTWYSKKTLLEQAAAPSEASLDISVLPEVDCTVAGHEKQAVMLDEGNIEIRVVSSQDDELKNIKELMVDKSEVKANENDDKTEAKDSNLDVSSDTSASQPEDVDAAGKCLLACTEEFTGSDYQQADLSQNPESIEFSRPLESDMLNYVEKNAVDTSPQKEQLCGEFDKNAYKCTHMYSPISEFEKDIHETIKSGGLRRGILLDQNVLLLDHDSEVLVDPINIFETVSEKPVEPQDEKNPCSGDLESESEEPLNEDMNRGSDSGTHVQMCEMFDVVTSVEQREPVLGVDPVDPILEVDQGLDPVLELDLGMEPEVDQGQSFSIALNDQVNDVEPEVDPGLDVLTEEFNSSPAKLYMLDQPDSSELVSLLTPLTLKVEDQSDDDDVIFVETWMVSLADASETDGEK; encoded by the exons ATGTGTTCAATTCCTGGCCTCCCATCACCTGGTTCAAATGTGTCTGTGCTCATTGCCAGAGTAAACCTGAATCCTCTCTGTGTTCTGGTAGAGTTTTGGGGTAACTTTGACCAAGAGAGACGACTTGCATATCAGCAAATGAAGAAAGAGATTCAGTACCCCAGAGTGGTATTTCATGAGCCTGAAGGGAATCCTGGTGACCTGTGCCTTGTGCGTGTCTACGAAACATGGTACCGAGCCCGAATAGTGTCGAGTAATGCTGGTGACTACAGTGTgtttctcattgatgaaggcaGAACACTTTGGGCCACAACCAGCACTTTGGCTTGGGGCCAAACTGACTTTTTCTACCTGCCTCCTGAGGTTGAATTTTGTGTTCTTGCCAATGTTCTACCACTGTCTCCTGAAAACAGGTGGTCAGCAATGGCCTTAGAATTCATGAAAACCTTCTGTGGGAAAACGGTGACAGCCTGTGTTCAAGATGTTGTAGTACCTCAGCGTACATTTCTACTTGATATTCCATGCTTGTCTAAGCAAATGTATGAGATGGGATTTGTAAAGAAATTGTCAAATGAAAGGTTCAAAGATTTTGTCACAAGGTCTTTGCACTGTTCTAGTGGATTTGTAGAACCTCGGAAGACTACATCAATGAGAAATGAACCAGTTGAGCTCATTGAGCAAACTGAGAAACAGCAAGGGTACATGTATCCAGAGCTGCAGATTGAAACTTTTGAGACTGTGGTTGTCACAGAGGTAACAAATCCCCTTCGTGTCTTTTGTCAGCTAAAGGTTTTCTCACAGGAGCTCAAGAAGTTAACAGATCAGTTAACGCAGCATTATGAAGGAAGAGTTGGAACTCATTTTGCAAGGGGGGAGAACCTAGGGTCTCCTTGTGCATCAAGAGGAAATGATGGTAAATGGTATCGCTCTGTCTTGCAGCAGGTCATGTCCTCTAACAACGTGGCAGAGGTATTGCATGTGGATTATGGAAAGAAACAATTTGTCCAAGTGGAGCATGTCAGGCCACTTCCTTCTGAATTTTTCAGAATGCCTGTTGTAACTTATGTGTGCTCTCTCCATGGAGTGATTGACCGAGGAATTGGCTGGTCAGCTCCACAGATTGATTACCTGAAGTGCTTACTGCTCAACAGAACTGTCCTTGCCAAATTTGAGTATCAAAGCCTTTCAGAAGGTGTACACTATGTCACTTTCTATGGGGATGAAAACACCAACATAAACAATTTGTTTGGCTTGAGAGAGAAATGCTCAGCAGACTCAAAGCACCACACAAATTATGCAGTTCAGAAAAGTACAgtggaaaaacagcaaatttCAGTTACATGGGATACAGAAAGCACAGAGCCAACCAACTTGGGGGATTTGAAAGGGAAAAAACCTCTGTTTTTTACAGTAAGTATGTCACCTAACACTTCCCACGTGGCTGTTGTTCAACATGTTGACAGTCCCTCCAAGTTTTGGATTCAAACACAGGAGTATGCTAATGCATTTGACCACCTAATGGTGGCCCTTGGAGAACTGTACAGTGATCCAGCCAGTGCTGAGGGATTGATTAGAAAGCCAGTGGTTGGCCTGCTATGTGTGGCCAAATCTCAAGATGATGTGTTTTACAGGGCTGCCATTTCTAAAGTCATTAATACAAAAGTTGAGGTTTTCTTCCTTGACTATGGAAACACGGAACTAGTTGATTGTTTCAGCCTTCGTGAGTTGCCCCTTGGGTATCAGAAGCTACCAGCCTTGGCAGTAAAGTGCTCCCTTTATGGAATTCAACCAATTTGTGCACATTGGGATCAAAAGGCCACATTATACTTTTCCAAAGCTGTTCAAGAGAAAGTCCTTGATATACATATACTTGCAAAGTCAAAAGACACACATGTTGTTCAGGTAATTGACCCTTTGTCAGATGGAGAAAAAGATTTTTCCAAATTGCTCTGCAGTGCTGGTTTTGCAGACGGTGAATCTTTTGGAAAAACTCGGAGTAAACCCATTGTTAAACCTTACTCTAAAGTGATGCAGACTTCTGACGTTATCAAGACAAGTGTGTTTTCTCAGTCATCCAGGTCATCTGCAGGACCCAGATCTGCTTTCAAGGAGTACTTGTTTCCAGTTGGGAGCTCAGTTGAGGTCAATGTGTCGTACATTGAGAGTCCAAATGACTTTTGGTGTCAAAAAgctaatgacacacacagcctgaaatTGCTAATGCAAGATCTCCAGGAATACTATGCAAACACTGAATTTCAGGCTTCTTTGGAAGCAAACACTGAATTTCAGCCCCCTTTGGAAGCAGCCTGTATTGTTCGTCATCCTGACAATGGGATGTGGTATCGAGCCCTGGTCATCCAAAAGCATCAAACTCCCCACGTGACTGTGCAATTTATTGATTATGGGCAGACAAAGAAGGTCGCCCTGCATGACCTTCGTCACATTAATCCAGCATTTCTGAAGCTAAAAGGACAAGCATTTCGATGCAGCTTATATAACCTGATCTATCCAGCCTCTTGTTTCACTTCAGACTGGAGTCCAGATGCCAAAGCGCAGTTTCGAGAGTTTGTGGACAATGCGGCATCCATGAGCATAGTCTTGAAATGCACTGTTTATGCTGTAATGTATAATGCTCAGAAAGTGGTGTTCAATGTGGTTGATCTAGAGACTCCATTCCAAAGTGTCTGCAGTCTTCTTATACAGAGAGGTTTGGCTGACCGTGCACCATCTGAAGAGAGACCCCTTCAGGCTTTCTGCTTGGACTCATACTATTTCTCCACACATGGCATCAAAACTGGGTCTGAGGAAGTTGTGAGTATCACCAGTGTGACAAATGTCAGTCACTTCTTTTGCCATCTAGGAAGAAATTCTGTGCAAGTTGAAGAACTTGCAaataaagtgaataacttaTGTTGCCAGCTTGCGAACATTGAGTGTCCAAAAACCTTTGGAAAACTTTGCTTTGCAAAATATACAGATGGACTGTGGTATAGAGGACAGATTCAATCTACAAAGTCTTCTGTTATTGTCCACTTTGTGGATTATGGTGATACACAGGAAGTTGAGAAATCAGACCTCCTGCCAATTCCATTTGAAGCTAGTGAAATTATGTCAGTTCCTATACAAGCAATTGAGTGTGGGCTATCTGGCATGCCTGAAAATGTGTCAAGTGAAGTCAGTGACTGGTTTGAGAGTTTTGTGACTGATCGCTCTCTCAAAGCATTGGTAGTAGCCAAAGAACCAGACAGTAGACTAATTGTCGAGCTCTATGATGGAAAAATTCAGGTGAATGCACTGATCAAGGAGAAATTTCATATTGAAGTTGAGAGAAGAGAATTGACCAAAAAAGGATCTCTTGCCAAGGATATGAATGCACAAAGTGTGCCTCATG GAAATGTTCAAAGATTTaaaagggagaaagaatggCACTGGAGAACTCCTCAAAATGACAGACCAGTAGAGACCCCAAAGAAATCCCATGATGGAGACATGATGGGAAACATGGaacaaataaagtcaaaataTTATGATTCTCACAAAGAATCCTGTAGTAAATCTACCAGCCAAAGTGGCCTCCAACAAGCAAAGCTTCCTTTAAAAGTTGTGAAAGCAGGACTGAAAGCTGAAGTGTTCATCTCGTATTACAATAGTCCTTTGAGCTTCTTTGTCCAGTTGGTTTCAGATGAAACTGAAATTTATTCTCTGCTGGAAAAGTTGAACAATGACCAATCAAAGTTTGCACCTGTTATTCCTAGTGACATTCATGAAGATGACTTGGTTAGTGCAGTATTCCCTGATGACAATTGTTGGTATCGTGCAGTTATAAGAAAAGCACCCATTAATGATATTGTTGATGTAGAATTCATTGACTTTGGAAACACTGCAGAAGTTTCAGTCTCAAAAATAGGTAGTCTGGATGGATCACTCTTTTTACATTCAAGATATAGCATTCACTGCTCCCTGACTGGAGTGTCGATTGTTGACAATGAAATGGCTTCTAGGTTCAAAAGTGAAATAGAAGAAAATACAGATGggtttgaatgtgaatttatcAAACTGTCAGGTGCTGTGTGGGAGGTCAAACTAAAGGCCCAAGGTATGTTACTGGGATCCTCATtctccacaaacacagcactcaCAGGTGCATCTGTAAGTGCAGCTAAGAGACCAGTCACTGAACATGGGCTATCTACCATCAACAAATTTCAGAGTCCTGACATTCCAAATGGACAAACAATTGCTGTATATGCCTCTTTCATTAGTGGACCGCATCACTTCTGGTGTCAGtatgcagaaacagaaaacctGCAAGAGATTTCTGATATAATCCAAAAGGCTGGAAATGCTTTTGAAAGTACAGCTTTGAGCAAAGAGTTCCTATCAGTTGGAAGTGGCTGCATTGCCCTTTTCGCTGAGGATGAATTGTGGTATCGTGGAAAGGTGACTTCTAGAGAACAAGACATTCTATCCATTCTGTTTGTTGACTACGGCAATGAATCAAAGGTTAAAATAAGTGAGGTCAAACCATTGCCATCTGAGGTTTCTAATTTTCCTCCTCAGGCATTTGGTTGTCAGCTTGATGGTTTTGATGTTTCAGAGGGCTTTTGGAATGATGGGGCAAATGATATGTTTTTCGAGCTAATCAGTGACCGCCTCTTGAAAGTCACTATTTTGAAATTTGGCAGTTCCCATGATGTAAaaattccacattttgttaAGCTGGTGTGTGATAAACTTGTCATCAATGATGCAATGAAAAATTCTTGGACTTGGTATAGCAAGAAGACATTACTTGAACAGGCAGCTGCACCATCTGAGGCATCCCTTGATATTTCAGTG CTTCCGGAGGTGGACTGCACAGTGGCTGGGCATGAGAAACAAGCTGTAATGCTGGATGAAGGTAATATTGAGATTAGAGTGGTATCTTCTCAagatgatgaattaaaaaacataaaagagtTGATGGTAGATAAGTCAGAGGTGAAAGCCAATGAAAATGATGATAAAACAGAGGCAAAAGATTCAAATTTGGATGTTAGTTCAGACACTTCTGCCAGTCAACCAGAAGATGTAGATGCAGCAGGAAAATGTTTATTGGCGTGCACAGAAGAATTCACTGGTTCTGATTATCAGCAAGCAGATCTATCACAGAACCCTGAAAGTATAGAGTTCAGCAGACCTTTGGAAAGTGATATGCTCAACTATGTTGAAAAGAATGCAGTGGATACTTCACCACAAAAGGAACAGCTCTGTGGGGAATTTGATAAGAACgcatacaaatgtacacacatgtattcACCTATTTCAGAATTTGAAAAGGACATTCATGAAACCATTAAATCAG GAGGGCTGCGCAGGGGAATCCTGTTGGATCAGAAT GTGCTGCTTTTGGACCATGATTCTGAGGTGCTGGTAGATCCAATTAATATCTTTGAAACTGTATCAGAGAAACCAGTGGAG CCTCAAGATGAAAAGAACCCCTGTTCAGGTGACTTGGAGTCAGAGTCTGAGG AACCTTTGAATGAAGACATGAACAGAGGCTCAGATTCAGGGACACATGTTCAAATG TGTGAAATGTTTGATGTGGTTACTTCAGTGGAGCAAAGGG AACCAGTCTTGGGTGTGGACCCAGTAGATCCCATCTTGGAGGTGGACCAAGGATTGGATCCTGTCTTGGAGCTGGACCTTGGCATGGAGCCAGAAGTTGATCAAGGGCAGAGTTTCAGTATTGCTTTGAATGACCAG GTCAACGATGTGGAACCTGAGGTTGATCCTGGTCTGGATGTCTTGACTGAAGAATTTAACA GCTCACCTGCAAAGCTATACATGTTGGACCAACCTGACTCAAGTGAGCTAGTATCCTTACTAACTCCTCTCACCCTGAAAGTTGAGGACCAGTCTGATGATGACGACGTGATCTTTGTGGAAACATGGATGGTGTCCTTGGCAGATGCAAGTGAAACGGATGGTGAGAAGTAG